In Papaver somniferum cultivar HN1 chromosome 1, ASM357369v1, whole genome shotgun sequence, a genomic segment contains:
- the LOC113315675 gene encoding uncharacterized protein LOC113315675 isoform X2, translated as MQAASFRLHCMRDDEDTSRGGSRNTSDNEGGYDSSGSYLDTDERCISSIDYCYSEEENYLSENDDTCDEDKTKRLNKDISAAISERGVPDSEMVCGWGREEHGRLGFGDDKSSEMVPQRVQFLIGEHTVSCDGPVAPTLLQLTRDGQKFTDDKCDSELAEGVDAHAP; from the exons ATGCAGGCAGCAAGTTTTCGGCTTCATTG TATGCGTGACGATGAAGATACCTCTCGAGGAGGCAGCAGGAATACTTCTGATAACGAAGGAGGATATGACTCCTCTGGCAGTTATCTTGATACAGACGAAAGATGCATCTCCTCTATTGACTATTGTTACTCAGAGGAAGAGAACTATCTCTCTGAAAATGATGATACATGTGATGAAGATAAGACTAAACGCCTAAATAAAGATATCTCTGCAGCTATCAGTGAACGAGGAGTACCAGATTCAGAAATG GTGTGTGGTTGGGGAAGAGAAGAACACGGGAGGCTTGGGTTCGGAGATGACAAGAGCAGTGAAATGGTGCCCCAGAGGGTTCAATTTCTTATTGGAGAGCACACA GTTTCCTGTGATGGGCCGGTGGCACCCACTCTGTTGCAATTAACTCGCGACGGGCAAAAGTTCACG GATGACAAGTGTGACTCTGAACTTGCTGAAGGTGTGGATGCTCATGCCCCCTAA
- the LOC113315675 gene encoding uncharacterized protein LOC113315675 isoform X1: MQAASFRLHCMRDDEDTSRGGSRNTSDNEGGYDSSGSYLDTDERCISSIDYCYSEEENYLSENDDTCDEDKTKRLNKDISAAISERGVPDSEMVCGWGREEHGRLGFGDDKSSEMVPQRVQFLIGEHTVEVSCDGPVAPTLLQLTRDGQKFTDDKCDSELAEGVDAHAP; encoded by the exons ATGCAGGCAGCAAGTTTTCGGCTTCATTG TATGCGTGACGATGAAGATACCTCTCGAGGAGGCAGCAGGAATACTTCTGATAACGAAGGAGGATATGACTCCTCTGGCAGTTATCTTGATACAGACGAAAGATGCATCTCCTCTATTGACTATTGTTACTCAGAGGAAGAGAACTATCTCTCTGAAAATGATGATACATGTGATGAAGATAAGACTAAACGCCTAAATAAAGATATCTCTGCAGCTATCAGTGAACGAGGAGTACCAGATTCAGAAATG GTGTGTGGTTGGGGAAGAGAAGAACACGGGAGGCTTGGGTTCGGAGATGACAAGAGCAGTGAAATGGTGCCCCAGAGGGTTCAATTTCTTATTGGAGAGCACACAGTTGAG GTTTCCTGTGATGGGCCGGTGGCACCCACTCTGTTGCAATTAACTCGCGACGGGCAAAAGTTCACG GATGACAAGTGTGACTCTGAACTTGCTGAAGGTGTGGATGCTCATGCCCCCTAA